A genome region from Bacteroides stercoris ATCC 43183 includes the following:
- a CDS encoding ParB/RepB/Spo0J family partition protein, producing the protein METNKTKNTDLFLIDPRNIVVVDGFNVRRDFDLDELKEQIKAKGVLNPLTVIAFKDDEGNEKYKLVDGERRYRATMLAISEGADIPYVRAMKARKDASTEELYIQQMMRNEGKKFTEYECAIMFRRFKEEFGYSQVEIADKFKKSPAFISKCLSLLDLPPYIQERIMKGELSVKAAKEIAANYGSEKEQVKAAKSAVDNAKENGRVTATNKEVLNSLKDSKEAKAIAEALRKVWAYLDGEVIVDVDKLARLLDKTESLSQAMREYKKGGIK; encoded by the coding sequence ATGGAAACGAATAAAACGAAGAATACAGACCTATTTTTGATTGACCCCCGTAATATCGTGGTTGTGGACGGTTTCAATGTAAGACGTGATTTTGACCTTGACGAACTGAAAGAGCAAATAAAGGCAAAGGGTGTCTTAAATCCTCTGACGGTTATAGCCTTTAAGGATGATGAGGGCAACGAGAAATATAAATTGGTGGATGGTGAACGCAGGTATAGGGCTACCATGTTGGCTATATCCGAGGGTGCGGATATTCCTTATGTTCGTGCCATGAAAGCCCGAAAGGACGCTTCTACTGAAGAATTGTATATTCAACAGATGATGCGTAACGAGGGTAAGAAATTTACCGAATACGAGTGCGCTATCATGTTCAGACGTTTCAAAGAAGAATTTGGATATAGCCAAGTTGAGATAGCGGATAAGTTCAAGAAAAGCCCGGCTTTCATAAGCAAATGCCTTTCCTTGTTGGATTTGCCCCCGTACATTCAAGAAAGGATTATGAAAGGGGAATTGTCGGTTAAGGCGGCTAAGGAGATTGCCGCCAATTATGGAAGTGAGAAAGAACAAGTAAAGGCTGCAAAGTCGGCTGTGGATAACGCCAAAGAAAACGGTAGGGTTACAGCTACCAATAAGGAGGTTCTTAATTCTCTGAAAGATTCTAAAGAAGCAAAAGCCATTGCGGAAGCTCTGAGAAAGGTTTGGGCTTATTTGGATGGTGAGGTTATCGTGGACGTGGATAAGCTGGCAAGGCTATTGGATAAGACGGAAAGCCTTAGCCAAGCGATGAGAGAATACAAGAAAGGGGGCATAAAATGA